Below is a genomic region from Neisseria arctica.
TTCCAATTCAATACGCATTTCTTCTGCTTTAATGGCCGGATTACCAGAGGTATCCAACGCATTACGGTTGAATTCATCAACAAAAGGCGCAAACGTATCTTTTAACTGGCGCACCTTCACTACATCGCTACGTGTGTAGTGCTTGCCGCCATAACCCACTACCACCCCGTGGTTATGTTGCCAAGCGGCAAACTGGGCAGGGCTGATTTGGGCCAGCTCGCACAATTCATCCAAACTGAAATAACGTTTGGCCGGAATAACCGGCAGATCAGCTGCGTTGTTTGTCATAATAATGCTCCACCATGCCTTTTAATTTTTGGCTTGCGTGGAATGTTACCACACGGCGGGCAGAAATAGGTACTTCTTCACCGGTTTTCGGGTTACGGCCCGGGCGTTGAGGCTTGTCACGCAATTGGAAGTTACCAAAACCTGAAATTTTGATTTCTTCTCCGCGTTCTAAAGTGGTGCGAATCTCTTCAAAAAACAATTCAACAATTTCTTTGGCATCATTTTTGGTAACACTGCTTACTTTTTCCACCAAAATGTCGGCCAATTCTGCTTTTGTTAAAGTCATGTTTTAATTACCTTCTTATATTTTTTGCAAGGGGCTGATTATCACTAATTTCCAGCTTAAATTCAAGTTTA
It encodes:
- a CDS encoding integration host factor subunit alpha translates to MTLTKAELADILVEKVSSVTKNDAKEIVELFFEEIRTTLERGEEIKISGFGNFQLRDKPQRPGRNPKTGEEVPISARRVVTFHASQKLKGMVEHYYDKQRS